One Cynocephalus volans isolate mCynVol1 chromosome 5, mCynVol1.pri, whole genome shotgun sequence DNA window includes the following coding sequences:
- the HTR1B gene encoding 5-hydroxytryptamine receptor 1B has translation MEEPGALCAPPLPAGTQTGVPQTNLSAAPSRNCSAEGYIYQDSITLPWKVLLVILLALITLITTLSNAFVIATVYRTRKLHTPANYLIASLAVTDLLVSILVMPISTMYTVTGRWTLGQVVCDLWLSSDITCCTASILHLCVIALDRYWAITDAVEYSAKRTPKRAAVMIALVWFFSICISLPPFFWRQAKAEEEVLECVVNTDHVLYTVYSTVGAFYFPTLLLIALYGRIYVEARSRILKQTPNRTGKRLTRAQLITDSPGSTSSVTSINSRAPDVPSESGSPVYVNQVKVRVSDALLEKKKLMAARERKATKTLGIILGAFIVCWLPFFIISLAMPICKDACWFHLAIFDFFTWLGYINSLINPIIYTMSNEDFKQAFHKLIRFKCTS, from the coding sequence ATGGAAGAACCAGGTGCTCTGTGCGCCCCGCCGCTGCCCGCTGGCACCCAGACCGGGGTTCCTCAAACCAACCTCTCCGCTGCTCCCTCCCGCAACTGCAGCGCCGAGGGCTACATTTACCAGGACTCCATCACCCTGCCCTGGAAAGTACTGCTGGTTATCCTGCTGGCGCTCATCACCTTGATCACCACGCTCTCCAACGCCTTCGTGATCGCCACAGTGTACCGGACCCGGAAGCTGCACACCCCGGCTAACTACCTGATCGCCTCCCTGGCTGTCACAGACCTGCTGGTGTCCATCCTGGTGATGCCCATCAGCACCATGTACACGGTCACCGGCCGCTGGACACTGGGCCAGGTGGTCTGCGACTTGTGGCTGTCGTCGGACATCACCTGTTGCACCGCTTCCATCCTGCACCTCTGTGTCATCGCTCTGGACCGCTACTGGGCCATCACGGACGCCGTGGAATACTCAGCTAAAAGGACTCCGAAGAGGGCGGCGGTCATGATCGCGCTGGTGTGGTTCTTCTCCATCTGTATCTCGCTGCCGCCCTTCTTCTGGCGTCAAGCCAAAGCCGAGGAGGAGGTGTTGGAATGCGTGGTGAACACCGACCACGTCCTCTACACCGTCTACTCCACGGTGGGCGCTTTCTACTTCCCCACCCTGCTCCTCATCGCCCTCTACGGCCGCATCTATGTGGAAGCCCGCTCCCGGATTTTGAAGCAGACGCCCAACAGGACCGGCAAGCGCCTGACCCGAGCGCAGCTGATCACCGACTCCCCGGGATCCACGTCCTCGGTCACCTCCATTAACTCGAGGGCTCCCGACGTGCCCAGTGAATCCGGGTCTCCTGTCTACGTGAACCAAGTCAAAGTGCGAGTCTCCGACGCCCTGCTGGAAAAGAAGAAACTCATGGCCGCTAGGGAGCGCAAAGCCACCAAGACTCTGGGGATCATTTTAGGAGCGTTTATTGTGTGTTGGCTGCCCTTCTTCATCATCTCCCTGGCCATGCCTATCTGCAAGGATGCCTGCTGGTTCCACCTGGCTATCTTTGATTTCTTCACGTGGCTGGGCTATATCAACTCCCTCATCAACCCCATCATCTATACCATGTCCAATGAGGACTTCAAACAAGCATTCCATAAACTGATACGCTTTAAGTGCACAAGTTGA